The following nucleotide sequence is from Mustelus asterias unplaced genomic scaffold, sMusAst1.hap1.1 HAP1_SCAFFOLD_3060, whole genome shotgun sequence.
cctctgtgtgaaaaaattcccctctggacccttttgtatctctcccctctcaccttaaaccgatgccctctagttttagactcccctacctttgggaaaagatattgactatctagctgatctgtgcccctcattattttatagacctctataaggtcacccctcagcctcctacgctccagagaaaaaagtcccagtctatccagcctctccttataactcaaaccatcaagtcccggtagcatccgagtaaatcttttctgcactctttctagtttaataatatcctttctataatagggtgaccagaactgtacacagtattccaagtgtggccttaccaatgtcttgtacaacttcaacaagacgtcccaactcctgtattcaatgttctgactgatgaaaccaagcatgccgaatgccttcttcaccactctgtccacctgtgactccactttcaaggagctatgaacctgtacccctagatctctttgttctgtaactctccccaacacccgaccattaactgagtaagtcctgccctggttcaatctaccaaaatgcatcaactcgcatttgtctaaattaaactccctctgccattcgtcagcccactgacccaattgatcaagatccctgtcaaggtaatgttctggagacccgggttcgaatcccaccacggcagatggtggaatctgtttCCAACATCCGGAGGCCTATACTCAGTATCTGGGCCTGTTGAGTAGATCCCAGGGGGTGATCCTGTGATCTGTATTCAGTATCTGGGCCTGTCTCTGGGAGAGTGGATTCCTGTGGTGCTCCTGCGGCCTGTATTCAGTATCTGGGCCTGTCTCCGAGTGAGTGGATCTCTGGGTGATCCTGTGTCCTGTATTGGGGCTGTCTCTAAGTGAGTGGATCCCTGGGGTGATCCTGTGGCCTGTATTCAGTATCTGGGCCTGTCTCTGAGTGAGTGGATCTCTGGGGTGATCCTGTGGCCTGTATTCAGTATCTGGGCCTGCCTCTGAGTGAGTGGTTCGCTGGGGTGATCCTGTGGCCTGTATTCAATATATGGGCCTGTCTCTGAGTGAGTGGATCTCTGGGGTGATCCTGTGGCCTGTATTCAGTATCTGGGCCTGTCTCTGGGTGAGTGGATCCCCGTGGTGATCCTGCGGCCTGGGGATCCAGGCCTCAGGCTTGCAGCCTACCTGAGGGCGTCGATGGGGATCTTGGTCCCGGAAAAGTTGAGGTAATTGAGGGAAAAGGCACAGCTGAAGAACGTCTTGAACGAGGGCAGAGATTCCTTGGCCTtcctgagggagagacagagagagggagaggggattgAGGGACTGGATTCGAGCTTCCACACATTCCTgccgagagaaacagagacactcggagcaggaggaggccattcgtcccttcaTCCTGCTACCCcagtcatcaccatcatggccgatcatccgaTTCAATACccggactccccccttcccccacataccccgcgatcccttcagccccaagagctatcggAGGGAGAGTATTTCTCCTGGCCCAAATAGGCCCATCTCGCACTGGACATGTGGCTCTGACATCAACACTCTCTCACGTACACATTCTTTCCCGCTCTCGCGCGTGCACTCTCACtctcccgtgctctctctctctcacgtgcgcgtgcgctctctcacattctctcgtgcgcgcgctcgctctctcacacacacactctctctctcacgcactctcacacacactctctctcacactctctcgctctcgcacacacacacacacacacacacacactctctcacacacactctctctctcacacacacactctctctctcacgcactctcacacacactctctctcacacacactctctctctcacacacacactctctcacacacactctctctctctctcacgcactctcacacacattctctctcacacacactctctctctcacacactctctctctcacacacactctctcacacacacactctctctctcacacacactctctctcacacacactctctctcacacacacactctctctcacacacactctctctctcacacacactctctctctcacacacactctctctcacacactctctctctcacacacacactctctctctcacgcactctcacacacactctctctcacacactctcgctcacacacacactctcgctcacacacacactctctctcacacacacactctctctcacacacacactctctctcacacacacactctctctcacacacacactctctctcacacacacactctctctcacacacacactctctctcacacacacactctctctcacacacacactctctctctctcacactctctctctctcacactctctctctctcacactctctctctctcacacactctctctcacacacactctctctctcacacacacgctctctctcacacacacactctctctctcacacacacactctctctcacacacacactctctctcacacacacactctctctcacacacacactctctctcacacacacgctctctctcacacacacactctctctctcacacacacactctctctcacacacacactctctctcacacacacactctctctcacacacacactctctctctctcacacactctctctcacacactctctctcacacactctctctctcactcaattcgCGATAGACTCTCGCTGGAGGCCATTCAGAGGAGGTTCGGTGGGGTCGATTGCTGGGATGAAGGGGGTTTCTCTCATGGGGATAGGTCCGTGCAGGTTGGGATCTGTAACCCATTGGGAgtctggaagaatgagagggaacctTATTGGAATATATTGGAtactgagggggaggggtagctcGATAGCGGGGGgggatactgagaggatgttctGCCCACCCCCGTGGGGGGAATTCTagaacgagggggggggggggcaaagattCTGAATAAGGGGGCCTCCCATtgaggggagagatggggaggaaaTTCTTCGCTCAGAGACTGGTTAGTCTGCGGGAAGTCTGTCCCCCGAGAGAGCAGTGGGGGCTACAACTCACTGAATATAGACAAGGCCGAGGTAGAGAGATTGGAGATCGATAACGGGGTCCGAGGGAGTCGTGGCTGCCGTTTTAGAGAGGGATTTTCCCCGAGGCGTTCTGGGGTGGACaagaggctgggggtgggggttgcttgGGAGGTGGAGGGGTCCCGTTGTGGGAGAGACCTCTCCGAGCAGGAGGGTCTGTTAGAGGAGTCGAGGTTTATCGGAGAAGGGGGGGGTTTACAGGAGAAGGAAACAGGGAAGAGGACGGAGTTTAGACCGCGATCAGATCCGACAATCCGGCACGGAGATAGGGCAGGACAGAGCGATGGAAATCCTTGAAGGAAAGGCTCGGGAACGCGTCTCAAGGCGAGGAGACGCTTTTTGGCTGATCCGGTTCAGGTGGGAGCTCCGAAAGCAATGGCGGAACAATCCGgaacatagtcacacacacacagatctgggaggacaggtccacagatcctcaaAAGTGCCAGCACGAGTGGAAACGGTGGTGAAGGAAGCCTTCGGCACGCTTGCCCTCATCGGACAGGGCAGCGAATACAAAGGTATCGAGGATGGGGGCGGCACGGGGAAACAGTGGGGTTAGcgccgctacctcacagcgccagggacccgggttcgattcccggctcgggtcactgtctgtgtggagtctgcacgttctccccgtgtctgcgtgggtttcctccgggtgctccggtttcatcccacagtctgaaagacgtgctggttaggtggattggccgtgctaaattgtccctgagtgtccaaagatgtgcaggttaggtggattggccatgctaaattgccctttagtgtccaaagatgtgtaggtgaggtggattggccatgctaaattgtcccttagtgtccaaagatgtgtagtttaggtgaattggccatgctaaattgtcccttagtatccaaagatgtgtaggttaggtggattggccatgctaaattgtcccttagtgtccaaagatgtgtaggttagggtggattggccatgctaaagtgtcccttagtgtccaaagatgtgtaggttaggtggattggccatgctaaatggccccttagtgtccaaagatgtgtaggttagggtggattggccatgctaaattgccccttagtgtccaaagatgtgcaggttaggtggattggccatgctaaatcatgaTAACCAGCCtacatctacctaacctgcacatctttggacactaaggggcgatttagcatggccaatccatctaacctacacatctttggacagtaaggggcaatttagcatggccaatccacccaacctacacatctttggacactaagggacaatttagcatggccaatccacctaacctacacatctttggacactaagggacaatttagcatggccaatccacctcacctacacatctttggacactaagggacaatttagcatggccaatccacctaacctacacatctttggacactaagggacaatttagcatggccaatccccctaacctacacatctttggacacgaagggacaatttagcatggccaatccacctaacctacacatctttggacactaagggacaatttagcatggccaatccaccctaacctacacatctttggacactaagggacaatttagcatggccaatccccctaacctacacatctttggacacgaagggacaatttagcatggccaatccacctaacctacacatctttggacactaagggacaatttagcatggccaatccacctaacctacacatctttggacacgaagggacaatttagcatggccaatccacctaacctacacatctttggacactaagggacaatttagcacggccaatccacctaacctacacatctttggacacgaagggacaatttagcacagccaatccacctaacctacacatctttggacactaagggacaatttagcatggccaatccacccaacctacacatctttggacactaagggacaatttagcatggccaatccccctaacctacacatctttggacagtaagggacaatttagcacggccaatccacctaacctacacatctttggacactaagggacaatttagcatggccaatcccctaacttacacatctttggacactaagggacaatttagcatggccaatccacctaacctacacatctttggacactaagggacaatttagcatggccaatccaccctaacccacacatctttggacactaagggacaatttagcatggccaatccaccctaacccacacatctttggacacgaagggacaatttagcacagccaatccacctaacctacacatctttggacacgaagggacaatttagcatggccaatccacctaacctacacatctttggacactaagggacaatttagcatggccaatccacctaacctacacatctttggacacgaagggacaatttagcatggccaatccacctaacctacacatctttggacactaagggacaatttagcacggccaatccacctaacctacacatctttggacacgaagggacaatttagcacagccaatccacctaacctacacatctttggacactaagggacaatttagcatggccaatccacccaacctacacatctttggacactaagggacaatttagcatggccaatccccctaacctacacatctttggacagtaagggacaatttagcacggccaatccacctaacctacacatctttggacactaagggacaatttagcatggccaatcccctaacttacacatctttggacactaagggacaatttagcatggccaatccacctaacctacacatctttggacactaagggacaatttagcatggccaatccaccctaacccacacatctttggacactaagggacaatttagcatggccaatccaccctaacccacacatctttggacacgaagggacaatttagcacagccaatccacctaacctacacatctttggacactaagggacaatttagcatggccaatccccctaacctgcacatctttggacactaagggacaatttagcacggccaatccacctaacctacacatctttggacactaagggacaatttagcatggccaatccacctaacctacacatctttggacactaagggacaatttagcatggccaatccaccctaacccacacatctttggacactaagggacaatttagcatggccaatccccctaacctgcacatctttggatactagggggcaatttagcacagccaatccaccctaacccacacatctttggacactaagagacaatttagcatggccaatccccctaacctacacatctttggacactaagggacaatttagcacggccaatccaccctaacctgcacatcttttggagtgagggaggaaaccggagcacccggaggaaacccacgcagacacggggagaacgtgcagactccgcacagacagtgacccgagccgggaatcgaacccggctccctggcgctgtgaggcagccgtgctaaccactgtaccacactgTCGCCTGTGGGAGAGACTGGGaaccgagggcacaacctcaggctgaagggacgatcctttaaaacagagatgaggaggaatttcttcagccagagagtggtgaatgtgtggaactctttgccgcagaaggctgtggaggccgggtcattgagtgtctttaagacagagatagatcggttcttgattaataaggggatcaggggttatggggaaaaggcaggagaatggggatgggaaaaggatcagccatgattgaatggcagggcaggctcgatgggccgagtggcctcattctgctcctatatctgatggtctCAGTCGcctgaacaggcggggaatagagtgatacacactggatAGGATAACGtgatgggtgcaggcttggagggcccaagggccccttcctgtgctgtcctgttcttagTCACTCACTCACTTGTTGGAGAAATTGTTATTGGAGACATTAAGGCGACTCAAGTGGGTACAACATCCGTGTAGGAGTGCGCCAAACAGCtgtgggagaggtggagagagagagagagacaggttagTGACCCTTGATCAAAGGTAACGCCTCTCACTGCAACTGCTCTGTGCACCCGACCAGCCCCTCAACAGCCCCAGCTCATCCCAATGCCCCATTacctctccccccattccccctgggagcgagtcccacattctcccccattccccctgggagcgagccccacattcttccccactccccctgggagcgagtcccacattctcccccactccccgtgggagcgagtcccacattctcccccactccccctgggagcgagtcccacattctccccccactccccctgggagtgagtcccacattctccccccactccccgtgggagcgagtcccacattctcccccactccccctgggagtgagtcccaaattctccccccactccccgtgggagtgagtcccacattctccccccactccccctgggagcgagtcccacattctcccccactccccccgtgggagcgagtcccacattgtcCTATACTCCATAACCATGAaagacagagactggaactgcgcacggtgctcccagtgtggtctaaccgaaggatacggagactggaactgtgcacggtgctcccagtgtgggtctaaccgaaggatacggagactggaactgtgcacagtgctcccagtgcggGTCTAACCgaaggatacggagactggaactgtgcacggtgctcccagtgtggtctaaccgagggatacggagactggaactgtgcacggtgctcccagtgtggtctaaccgagggatacggagactggaactgtgcacggtgctcccagtgtgggtctaaccgagggatacggagactggaactgtgcacggtgctcccagtgtgggtctaaccgagggatatggagactggaactgtgcacggtgctcccagtgtgggtctaaccgagggatacggagaccggaactgtgcacggtgctcccagtgtggtctaaccgagggatacggagactggaactgtgcacggtgctcccagtgtggtctaactgagggatatggaggctggaactgtgcacggtgctcccagtccgggtctaaccgagggatatggagactggaactgtgcacggtgctcccagtgtgggtctaaccgagggatatggagactggaactgtgcacggtgctcccagtgtggtctaactgagggatatggagactggaactgtgcacagtgctcccagtgtgggtctaacggagggatacggagactggaactgtgcacggtgctcccagtgtgggtctaaccgagggatatggagactggaactgtgcacggtgctcccagtgtgggtctaaccgagggatacggagaccggaactgtgcacggtgctcccagtgtggtctaaccgagggatacggagactggaactgtgcacggtgctcacaGTAAGTAAGAAATCAGGAGTTCAAAGGCAAATTTGAGATGGAATCGATGTTTCAAAACTCACAACATCAACGACACAGTCTGTCCCAGCAAGGTCCAGGTCAACTAAAACATTCTGTCCAGCCAGAAAATTGTATAAATTCTGCaaaacagaatcacagattaaatatggataaagctccctctacactgtccccatcaaacactcccaggacaggtacagcacggggttagatacagagtaaagctccctctacactgtcccccatcaaacactcccaggacaggtacagcacggggttagatacagagtaaagctccctctacactgtccccatcaaacactcccaggacagggccagcacggggttagatacagagtaaagctccctctacactgtccccatcaaacactcccaggacagggacagcacggggttagatacagagtaaagctccctctacactgtccccatcaaacactcccaggacaggtacagcacgaggttagatacagagtaaagctccctctacactgtccccatcaaacactcccaggacaggtacagcacggggttagatacagagtaaagctccctctacactgtccccatcaaacactcccaggacaggtacagcacggggttagatacagcgtaaagctccctcgacactgtcccccatcaaacactcccaggacaggtacagcacggggttagatacagaataaagctccctctacactgtccccatcaaacactcccaggacaggtacagcatggggttagatacagagtaaagctccctctacactgtcccccatcaaacactcccaggacaggtacagcacggggttagatacagagtaaagctccctctacattgtccccatcaaacactcccaggacaggtacagcacggggttagatacagagtaaagctccctctacactgtccccatcaaacactcccaggacaggtacagcacggggtgagatacagagtaaagctccctctacactgtccccatcaaacactcccaggacaggtacagcacggggttagacacagagtaaagctccctctacactgtcccccatcaaacactcccaggacaggtacagcacggggttagatacagagtaaagctccctctgcactgtccccatcaaacactcccaggacaggtacagcacggggttagatacagagtaaagctccctctacactgtccccatcaaacactcccaagacaggtacagcacggggttagatacagagtaaagctccctctacactgtccccatcaaacactcccaggacaggtacagcacggggttagatacagagtaaagctccctctacactgtccccatcaaacactcccaggacaggtacagcacagggttagatacagagtaaagctccctctacactgtcccccatcaaacactcccaggacaggtacagcacggggttagatacagagtaaagctccctctacactgtccccatcaaacactcccaggacaggtacagcacggggttagatacagagtaaagctccctctacactgtcccccatcaaacactcccaggacaggtacagcacggggttagatacagagtaaagctccctctacactgtcccccatcaaacactcccaggacaggtacagcacggggttgaatGCAGAGGGAGTTGGGACTCgggaatgggtgtttttccggactCACCGAAGCTTCTTCTCCAGCGAGCATCCCGGGATTCTTGCTGAGATCCAGGTGGGTCAGAGTGTTGGCCATGTTTGGGCTCAGGTGCAGAGTCTGAGCAAGGGGGACCAGTCCtttagaggggggcgggggagtggggaggaggaggcaaaGACAGGGGAAAGTTCAGCAAATCATATCTACCAACAAG
It contains:
- the LOC144490241 gene encoding capping protein, Arp2/3 and myosin-I linker protein 3-like translates to MENTGLKVDFALKLAAALAENPFPALTALNLASNPLEDKGVYALTQFLATHQVGLKRLNLSRTNLSLKGLVPLAQTLHLSPNMANTLTHLDLSKNPGMLAGEEASNLYNFLAGQNVLVDLDLAGTDCVVDVLFGALLHGCCTHLSRLNVSNNNFSNKKAKESLPSFKTFFSCAFSLNYLNFSGTKIPIDALSALFQGLNANTHVTNLQLNLSGCELRTNGAAVIRENIGGIRNIGSFDISDN